One segment of Stomatobaculum sp. F0698 DNA contains the following:
- a CDS encoding adenylosuccinate synthetase, which yields MRSIAVIGKNFGDEGKGLATASLSRVLGKPLIIKHNGGAQAGHTVEDAEVAWRFVHHQIGAGAEYGAPTLFAEHYMPDLYQLGKEVADFTRLFGFVPLLYSEKTARVTTIDDVLLNMGAEAARGDARHGSCGMGIDECVQRNRAGYGLSIEEVAACNAAELLQRLRELRTRYTKERAAALGIERENPYFELLENDTVLQNYVAEVKANIGLLTLVDANRDWLSQFEHLIFESGQGLLLDEDYEAYAPHLTSSKTGMLNPASFLAKLGLTLDEAIYVTRSYVTRHGAGPLPCETARAELPGVGADLTNQPNEWQGTLRYARHESMEAFFAPIKRDEDSVQLFSSARDTKLSILITHLNETGNRLYFEEGDVSFERVREEGERRGIRCMRIDGLELI from the coding sequence ATGAGAAGCATTGCGGTCATCGGGAAAAATTTCGGAGATGAGGGAAAGGGGCTTGCGACAGCAAGCCTCTCTCGCGTTCTCGGGAAGCCGCTGATTATTAAACACAACGGCGGCGCGCAGGCCGGGCACACCGTGGAAGATGCGGAGGTTGCTTGGCGCTTTGTACACCACCAGATCGGTGCCGGGGCAGAGTATGGGGCACCGACGCTGTTCGCGGAACACTATATGCCGGATCTCTATCAGCTCGGAAAGGAAGTCGCGGACTTTACGCGGCTTTTCGGCTTTGTGCCCTTGCTTTATTCCGAGAAAACAGCGCGCGTCACAACCATAGACGATGTGCTCCTTAACATGGGCGCGGAAGCAGCCCGCGGCGATGCGCGGCACGGTTCCTGCGGCATGGGCATCGATGAATGCGTGCAGCGAAACCGCGCGGGCTACGGGCTCAGCATAGAGGAAGTCGCCGCATGTAATGCGGCAGAGCTCTTGCAGCGATTGCGGGAGCTGCGGACACGCTACACAAAAGAAAGAGCGGCGGCGCTCGGCATAGAACGCGAGAACCCGTACTTTGAACTGTTGGAAAATGACACAGTGCTTCAAAATTACGTCGCGGAAGTGAAGGCGAACATAGGTCTTCTGACTTTGGTGGATGCAAACCGGGATTGGCTTTCACAATTTGAGCACCTCATTTTCGAGAGCGGCCAGGGACTTCTCTTAGACGAGGACTATGAAGCCTATGCGCCGCATTTGACTTCCTCAAAGACAGGGATGCTCAATCCGGCCTCTTTCCTTGCAAAACTGGGTCTCACGCTGGATGAGGCAATCTATGTGACGCGGAGCTATGTGACGCGCCACGGAGCGGGACCGCTGCCCTGTGAGACAGCGCGCGCCGAACTCCCGGGAGTGGGAGCGGATCTCACCAATCAGCCGAATGAGTGGCAGGGAACACTCCGCTATGCGCGGCATGAGAGTATGGAGGCCTTCTTTGCGCCGATAAAACGCGATGAAGACTCTGTTCAACTGTTTTCGAGCGCCCGCGATACCAAGCTCTCGATTCTGATTACGCACTTAAACGAAACGGGAAATCGGCTGTATTTTGAAGAGGGGGATGTTTCGTTTGAGCGGGTGAGAGAAGAAGGGGAGAGAAGGGGGATACGGTGCATGCGAATTGACGGACTTGAATTGATCTGA
- a CDS encoding sensor histidine kinase translates to MMTFLFFTDLLIFGLAVIRFHSVDYQNPPEILTHLSVNNGTYVLDEQEAERLLKHGQFAMILGKDGNILWSEALPEALRKTYTLQDVARFTRYYLEDYPVHTYVFEQGLLVVGGNKDQVWKYTLEFDVNLINYLVKIFPLLLLSNIVVLVVVPTRIQKRRAKQREEERTEWIAGVSHDIRTPLAIVMGNAEMIAASTGEEEVRQRAKSIETQGIRLRRLVDNLNLSGKLEFGAGKFEKQKVRISRFLRKTLTDIMNQTEDERYRFTLEIEDSLQDLELYFNEDLVERAIMNLLHNAIRHNEGGCRIEMKLYQDRKNHVFLELDDTGKGVSKELLSRLNSRSYAWESGTGQHGLGLKIVKQVADWHRWKLSFANGEQGGFACTIRLR, encoded by the coding sequence ATGATGACTTTTCTGTTCTTTACGGATTTGCTGATTTTTGGGCTTGCGGTGATTCGATTTCATTCGGTCGATTATCAGAATCCGCCGGAGATACTGACACATCTGTCGGTAAACAACGGAACATATGTGTTGGATGAGCAAGAAGCGGAACGTCTTTTGAAGCACGGGCAGTTTGCCATGATATTAGGGAAAGACGGAAACATTCTGTGGAGTGAAGCGCTCCCCGAAGCGCTCAGAAAAACCTATACTTTACAGGATGTTGCCAGGTTTACCAGATATTATCTTGAGGATTATCCGGTTCACACCTATGTTTTCGAGCAGGGCCTGCTTGTAGTCGGAGGAAACAAAGATCAGGTATGGAAATATACCCTTGAGTTTGATGTGAACCTGATCAATTACCTCGTAAAGATATTTCCCTTGCTGCTTTTATCCAATATCGTTGTGCTGGTGGTAGTTCCGACCCGGATACAGAAGCGGCGCGCAAAGCAAAGGGAAGAGGAGCGTACAGAGTGGATTGCAGGCGTATCACATGATATTCGCACCCCGCTTGCAATTGTAATGGGCAATGCGGAAATGATAGCTGCCTCAACCGGGGAGGAAGAGGTCAGGCAAAGAGCGAAGTCTATTGAGACACAAGGAATCCGGCTCCGTCGGCTCGTGGATAATCTGAACCTTTCCGGCAAACTGGAGTTTGGCGCAGGGAAATTTGAAAAACAGAAAGTGAGAATCAGCCGCTTTCTCCGAAAGACCCTCACCGATATCATGAATCAGACGGAGGATGAGAGATATCGGTTCACACTCGAAATCGAGGACAGCCTTCAGGATCTGGAACTTTACTTTAACGAAGATCTGGTGGAGAGAGCGATCATGAATTTGCTTCATAATGCGATTCGGCATAATGAAGGCGGATGCAGAATCGAAATGAAGCTGTATCAGGATCGGAAAAACCATGTCTTTCTGGAGCTTGACGACACCGGAAAAGGAGTATCAAAAGAACTTCTTAGCAGACTGAACAGCAGAAGCTATGCGTGGGAGTCCGGCACCGGACAGCATGGCCTTGGGTTAAAGATTGTCAAACAAGTAGCGGATTGGCACCGCTGGAAACTATCCTTTGCAAACGGAGAGCAGGGGGGATTTGCTTGTACCATACGGCTGCGATGA
- a CDS encoding response regulator transcription factor, translating into MDRSECRILAIDDEKELTDIVTELLKRENYSKVDVAGSCSEAKEKLRKQHYDLILLDVMLPDGNGFDFYSRMKETGNLYDAPVIFLSARDEDTARLKGLGLGADDYITKPFLPKELLLRIGAVLRRTYHFEEKGQSARLGETLVSMDAGTVTRNGKETALTAKELALFHVLFRNRGKIVTTDALCDALWPDGSFGLESSLIVHMRHLREKVEAEPSKPKYLITVRGLGYKLEKES; encoded by the coding sequence ATGGATAGAAGCGAATGCAGAATATTAGCGATAGACGATGAAAAGGAACTGACAGACATTGTAACGGAACTTCTCAAAAGAGAAAATTATTCGAAGGTCGATGTTGCCGGTAGCTGCAGTGAGGCGAAAGAAAAACTTCGGAAACAGCACTACGATCTGATCCTGCTGGATGTCATGCTTCCGGACGGGAATGGATTTGATTTCTATTCACGGATGAAAGAGACGGGGAATCTGTATGATGCGCCGGTAATCTTTTTGTCTGCGCGGGATGAGGACACAGCACGCCTAAAAGGGTTGGGACTCGGCGCGGATGACTACATCACCAAGCCCTTTCTTCCGAAGGAACTGCTGCTCAGAATCGGCGCGGTGCTGAGGCGAACCTATCATTTTGAGGAGAAGGGACAGTCGGCTCGTCTCGGGGAAACGCTTGTTTCAATGGATGCCGGCACTGTTACACGGAATGGAAAGGAGACTGCGCTGACCGCAAAGGAACTGGCACTCTTTCATGTGCTCTTCCGAAACCGGGGAAAAATCGTCACAACAGACGCACTGTGTGACGCCCTCTGGCCGGACGGCAGTTTTGGCTTGGAGAGTTCACTGATTGTCCATATGCGCCATTTGAGAGAAAAGGTAGAGGCAGAGCCGTCGAAGCCCAAATACCTGATCACGGTACGGGGGCTCGGCTATAAGTTGGAGAAGGAATCATGA
- a CDS encoding ABC transporter ATP-binding protein — protein sequence MNYILETNHLSKQSGNTYRVNDLSMAVPENCVYGFLGPNGAGKSTTLKMILGLIHPNQGSIKIFGKVMNSANRLSILRQTGSLIENPGGYGHLTGLENMQIIQKLKGVSEAEIAPALKTVRLYDQRDKKLSNYSLGMKQRLGIAMAILGNPKLLILDEPTNGLDPAGIQEMRQLICSLPKERNMTVIISSHLLSEIEQMADQVGIIHHGRMLYQGTLADLETQGDNLEDVFLEMTGGKESL from the coding sequence ATGAACTATATTCTGGAGACGAACCACCTGAGTAAACAGAGCGGTAACACCTACCGCGTAAACGATCTTTCCATGGCCGTTCCCGAGAACTGTGTCTACGGCTTTCTCGGACCGAACGGAGCAGGCAAAAGCACCACGCTCAAGATGATTCTCGGGCTGATTCACCCGAATCAGGGCAGCATCAAAATCTTTGGAAAGGTCATGAATTCCGCAAACAGGCTGTCTATTCTCAGGCAAACGGGGAGCCTGATTGAAAACCCGGGCGGATACGGACATCTGACCGGTCTTGAGAACATGCAGATCATACAGAAATTGAAAGGAGTCAGTGAGGCAGAAATTGCTCCCGCTCTGAAGACCGTACGTCTCTATGACCAACGCGATAAGAAACTCAGCAATTATTCTCTCGGCATGAAGCAGCGGCTCGGTATCGCTATGGCAATCTTGGGGAATCCGAAACTACTGATTCTGGATGAGCCGACCAACGGTCTCGACCCTGCCGGTATCCAGGAAATGCGTCAGTTAATCTGTTCCCTCCCGAAAGAAAGGAATATGACCGTTATCATTTCCAGCCATCTCCTCAGCGAGATTGAACAGATGGCCGATCAAGTCGGCATCATCCACCACGGTCGCATGCTCTACCAGGGTACTCTTGCCGATCTGGAAACCCAGGGAGACAATCTGGAAGATGTCTTCCTTGAAATGACCGGCGGGAAGGAGTCTTTATGA
- a CDS encoding ABC transporter permease, which produces MNLLAAFPKSVAVEFKKSRHKHSFLLLAIAVLLNYFYLFHGNTPDRQAWYNVFFAIPMINTLILSVLMAVLASQSVDMEHKGNMWNLLPTLESRASIYLGKLLYGFIHLTLFCLLQMGMVILMGSRLGYEGNIPFSLIGITFLAELVSGMIVYQLQCLLSLLFPSQFAALSIGFGGTLTGLFLAYVSTKAWTPWSVLLSLSPIGMDYQRATRTVTLFLRQLTPLEILTALVYLFGIFLLGLYLFTKTEQGALSIGTGRRKASKSVHSGLPVELIKLKRNPIWIPFLLIPLISAVIGTFNFTQNQGILQNTWEDLWTQQSLFLGIFFLAPLVGILCSLLWRMEHQDSNWNLILTVTTPEKLVKNKWLTAVLLSSVCILWIALIYLFTGKIILRLPGEVPELFWIRMLSAAVCLSAVSAVQSMLSMIFRSFAVPISLAFVGSIAGLWLTVKGAYYAVPYSMLIYGMGSSSITGELNVPVLLASCCFYVLAALTCSIIFLKKSDVRTHV; this is translated from the coding sequence ATGAATCTGCTTGCCGCATTTCCAAAGTCGGTCGCTGTTGAGTTTAAAAAATCCCGGCATAAGCACTCTTTTTTACTGCTTGCAATCGCTGTCCTGTTAAATTACTTCTATCTGTTTCACGGAAATACGCCCGATCGGCAGGCCTGGTACAATGTGTTCTTTGCCATTCCGATGATCAATACTCTGATTCTGTCTGTCCTGATGGCTGTCCTTGCCAGTCAGTCGGTGGACATGGAACATAAAGGTAACATGTGGAATCTCCTTCCGACACTGGAAAGCAGAGCATCTATCTATCTCGGCAAGCTTCTCTACGGGTTCATACACTTGACCTTGTTCTGCTTACTACAGATGGGAATGGTGATTCTGATGGGGAGCAGGCTCGGATATGAGGGCAATATTCCGTTTTCTCTGATCGGAATCACCTTTTTGGCAGAGCTGGTCAGCGGAATGATTGTCTATCAACTTCAATGCCTTTTGTCACTCCTGTTTCCCAGTCAGTTCGCAGCGCTTTCAATCGGCTTTGGCGGCACGCTGACCGGTCTGTTCCTCGCCTATGTGAGCACCAAGGCCTGGACTCCTTGGTCTGTTCTCCTCTCCCTGAGTCCCATCGGTATGGATTATCAGAGGGCAACGAGAACCGTGACACTTTTCCTTAGACAGCTTACGCCGCTCGAGATTCTGACTGCGCTCGTTTACCTTTTCGGTATTTTCCTGCTGGGTCTCTATCTTTTTACCAAAACAGAACAAGGGGCACTCAGCATAGGCACAGGCAGGCGCAAAGCATCCAAGTCCGTTCACAGCGGACTCCCTGTGGAACTGATCAAACTGAAGCGCAATCCCATATGGATTCCTTTTCTTCTGATTCCGCTGATTTCCGCAGTCATCGGAACCTTTAATTTCACGCAGAATCAGGGCATTTTACAAAACACCTGGGAAGATCTCTGGACGCAGCAGTCCCTGTTTCTGGGTATCTTTTTCCTCGCGCCTCTGGTTGGAATTCTTTGCAGCCTTCTGTGGCGAATGGAGCATCAAGACAGCAACTGGAACCTGATTCTGACAGTCACCACACCCGAAAAACTGGTTAAGAATAAGTGGTTGACGGCTGTACTTCTCTCATCCGTCTGCATTTTGTGGATTGCTCTCATCTACCTTTTCACCGGAAAAATCATACTGAGACTTCCCGGAGAGGTGCCAGAACTGTTTTGGATTCGGATGCTAAGCGCCGCTGTCTGCCTCTCTGCCGTAAGCGCTGTGCAGAGCATGTTGTCTATGATTTTCCGCTCCTTCGCCGTTCCCATCTCACTTGCTTTTGTCGGGAGCATTGCAGGTCTTTGGCTGACCGTCAAAGGTGCTTATTATGCCGTTCCGTATTCAATGCTGATCTATGGAATGGGAAGCAGCTCGATTACCGGGGAATTGAATGTTCCCGTGCTTCTCGCTTCCTGCTGCTTCTATGTCCTCGCAGCGCTTACATGCAGCATCATCTTCCTAAAAAAGTCGGATGTACGCACGCATGTTTGA
- a CDS encoding GNAT family N-acetyltransferase, producing the protein MVDLFVYHFAADSGTPGASGIRIVSVEEATEKQRISRTVLEALPEWFGIPEAREQYIKESAEQPFFAALDAEKAIGFLCLKETGKETVELSVLGVLKDYHGKGVGRKLFERAKKATRNYGYSFMQVKTVQMGRYPEYDATNRFYRSLGFKEFELFPTLWDERNPCQIYVMHL; encoded by the coding sequence ATGGTCGATTTATTCGTATATCACTTTGCAGCTGACAGCGGTACACCGGGTGCTTCCGGCATAAGAATTGTCAGCGTAGAGGAAGCGACAGAAAAGCAGAGGATTTCCCGAACGGTACTGGAAGCACTTCCCGAGTGGTTCGGTATTCCGGAAGCAAGAGAGCAATACATAAAAGAAAGTGCCGAGCAGCCGTTTTTTGCGGCCTTAGATGCGGAAAAAGCAATCGGTTTTCTCTGTCTGAAAGAGACGGGAAAAGAAACCGTAGAACTTTCTGTGTTGGGCGTATTAAAAGACTATCACGGAAAAGGCGTGGGAAGAAAACTGTTCGAGCGAGCAAAGAAAGCGACCCGAAATTACGGATATTCATTCATGCAAGTTAAGACAGTACAAATGGGGCGATATCCCGAGTACGATGCCACGAACCGTTTTTATCGGTCGCTCGGATTCAAGGAATTTGAGCTGTTTCCGACTTTATGGGATGAACGGAATCCGTGCCAGATATATGTAATGCACCTTTGA
- a CDS encoding methyltransferase domain-containing protein, producing the protein MTVEQRKESWKREEEIARIHGWDFSHIHGRYTEEDDLPWDFGKMIQKYRNDSMKLMDMETGGGEFLLTFRHPYENTAAIEGYPPNVELCKKVLLPLGIEFKAAGGEDKLPFSDQSFDIVTNRHGDYDAAELQRVLKSEGLFLTQQVGAENDRELVELLLPQLTEVPYPKQYLEVRKAELLAHGFEILESGEVRRPIRFFDVGALVWFARIIEWEFPGFSVESCFEQLLEAQKSIERDGLLEGSIHRFYIVAKKK; encoded by the coding sequence ATGACGGTAGAACAACGAAAGGAAAGCTGGAAAAGAGAGGAGGAAATCGCCCGTATTCACGGATGGGATTTTTCTCATATTCATGGCAGGTATACGGAAGAAGATGATTTACCGTGGGATTTTGGAAAGATGATTCAGAAATATCGGAACGACAGCATGAAACTGATGGATATGGAAACCGGTGGCGGAGAGTTTTTGCTTACTTTTCGACACCCCTATGAAAATACGGCAGCGATCGAAGGCTATCCGCCGAATGTGGAACTGTGCAAAAAGGTTTTGCTCCCGTTGGGAATTGAGTTCAAAGCGGCGGGAGGAGAAGATAAGCTTCCGTTTTCCGATCAAAGCTTTGATATTGTCACCAACCGGCATGGAGACTATGACGCTGCGGAACTGCAGCGCGTATTAAAATCAGAAGGGTTGTTCCTAACACAGCAGGTAGGCGCCGAAAATGATCGGGAATTGGTTGAGCTGCTGCTTCCTCAGCTCACAGAAGTACCATATCCAAAGCAATATCTGGAGGTTAGAAAAGCGGAACTTCTCGCACATGGTTTTGAGATACTGGAAAGCGGAGAAGTCCGACGGCCGATTCGTTTCTTTGATGTCGGAGCTCTTGTTTGGTTTGCAAGAATTATCGAATGGGAGTTTCCGGGCTTTTCTGTTGAAAGCTGCTTTGAACAGTTGCTTGAGGCACAGAAAAGCATTGAAAGAGATGGACTGCTTGAGGGGAGCATTCACAGATTTTATATTGTTGCCAAGAAGAAGTAG
- a CDS encoding ATP-binding protein, whose translation MIQRKEYLELLDQWKDERVIKVITGIRRSGKSTLLAEYREKIQAEGVSKEQIISINFEDLAYEDLLDYKNLYQYITERIGELRPVYIFLDEVQKVNQFEKVVDSLYIKEGVDVYITGSNAFLLSGELATLLSGRYVEINMLPLSFREYMDAAGDKDPDRTFSDYLGFGGFPFVAMLGKDTNKVHTYLEGIYNTILIKDIEEREMRKSDDPNKRKINDVSLLKNISRFLAGSVGSPISVKKIAGFITSTGRKVSQSTVADYVEALVEPYIFYEVSPINISGKQLLKNVAKYYISDLGIRNLILPKQMYDLGFSLENVIFFELKRRGYEVWVGKLGELEIDFVVKKDGIYEYYQVTANLTEQTTFDREIAPLQKVRDNYPKTILTLDRFSQGNYNGVQVVNVVDWLLGQAI comes from the coding sequence ATGATACAGAGAAAGGAATATCTCGAGCTTCTTGATCAGTGGAAAGATGAGAGGGTAATCAAGGTGATTACCGGAATCCGCAGATCGGGCAAGTCGACACTTCTCGCAGAATACCGGGAGAAAATACAGGCCGAAGGCGTCAGTAAGGAACAGATTATCAGTATCAATTTCGAGGATCTGGCATATGAGGATCTCCTAGATTATAAGAATCTGTATCAATACATTACCGAAAGGATAGGAGAGCTGCGGCCGGTCTATATTTTTCTGGATGAGGTTCAGAAGGTGAACCAGTTTGAAAAGGTGGTAGATAGTCTCTATATCAAGGAAGGAGTAGACGTCTATATTACCGGGTCCAATGCATTTCTGCTGTCAGGCGAACTGGCAACGCTTCTGTCAGGCCGATATGTTGAAATCAATATGTTGCCGTTGTCTTTCCGTGAATATATGGATGCGGCGGGAGACAAAGATCCTGACAGGACATTTTCTGACTATCTGGGGTTCGGCGGATTTCCCTTTGTGGCAATGCTTGGAAAGGATACAAACAAAGTTCATACCTATCTGGAGGGAATCTACAATACCATTCTGATCAAAGATATCGAAGAACGGGAAATGCGAAAGAGCGATGATCCGAACAAGCGGAAGATCAACGATGTAAGCCTTTTGAAAAACATATCCAGGTTTCTGGCAGGCAGTGTGGGAAGCCCGATTTCCGTAAAAAAAATAGCTGGGTTTATCACATCTACGGGAAGAAAAGTTTCTCAGTCCACAGTGGCTGATTATGTTGAAGCGCTAGTGGAGCCTTATATTTTCTATGAAGTAAGTCCCATCAACATATCTGGAAAGCAGCTTCTGAAAAATGTGGCAAAATATTATATTTCGGACCTCGGAATCCGGAACCTTATTCTTCCGAAGCAAATGTATGATCTTGGCTTTTCATTGGAGAACGTGATTTTCTTTGAGCTCAAGAGACGTGGATATGAGGTATGGGTCGGAAAGCTTGGAGAACTGGAGATTGACTTTGTTGTCAAGAAAGATGGGATCTATGAATATTATCAGGTGACAGCAAATCTGACGGAACAGACAACATTCGACAGGGAAATAGCTCCACTGCAGAAAGTGCGGGATAACTATCCAAAGACCATTCTTACCTTGGATCGTTTCAGCCAGGGAAATTACAATGGTGTGCAGGTTGTGAATGTGGTTGACTGGCTGCTGGGGCAGGCTATATAA
- the guaA gene encoding glutamine-hydrolyzing GMP synthase — MELEQQEKIIVLDFGGQYNQLIARRVRDEGVYAEVYASDIDLDKLKAMQPKGLIFTGGPQSVFKEESQHIDKKVFELGIPILGFCYGAQLIAHTLDGKVETAPVSEYGKTKTEVKTDATLFRGVPAEISSWMSHTDYISKVPSGFTVTAHTENCPVAAMEDTARHIYATQFHPEVQHTEYGKELIHNFLYDVCGCKGDWKMDSFAEAEIQRIRETVGDGKVLLALSGGVDSSVAATLMAKAIGKQLTCVFVDHGLLRKDEGDEVEAIFGPKGKYDLNFIRVNAGPEYFEKLKGVEEPEQKRKIIGEQFIRIFEREAKKIGAVDFLCQGTIYADVVESGLGKGAVIKSHHNVGGLPKNIEFRAIIEPLRNLFKDEVRKVGLELGLPEELVYRQPFPGPGLGVRIIGEVTPEKVKIVQEADSIYREEIQKAGLARELSQYFAALTNLRSVGVMGDFRTYDYAVALRAVKTDDFMTAECAEIPFAVLQTVMNRIVNEVKGVNRVFYDLTSKPPGTIELE; from the coding sequence GTGGAACTCGAACAACAGGAAAAGATTATAGTGTTGGATTTCGGCGGGCAGTATAACCAGCTGATTGCAAGACGCGTGCGCGACGAAGGCGTTTATGCGGAGGTCTATGCTTCCGACATCGATTTGGACAAGTTAAAGGCAATGCAGCCGAAGGGACTCATTTTTACGGGCGGACCGCAGTCCGTCTTCAAAGAGGAGAGCCAGCACATTGATAAAAAGGTGTTTGAGCTCGGCATCCCGATTCTCGGCTTCTGCTACGGCGCACAGCTGATTGCGCACACCCTGGACGGCAAGGTTGAGACCGCGCCGGTCAGCGAGTACGGCAAGACCAAGACAGAAGTAAAGACGGATGCAACGCTGTTCCGCGGCGTTCCGGCTGAGATTTCCAGCTGGATGTCCCACACGGACTATATCTCCAAGGTGCCGTCCGGCTTTACTGTGACCGCGCACACCGAGAACTGCCCGGTTGCGGCCATGGAGGATACGGCGCGTCACATCTACGCGACGCAGTTCCACCCGGAAGTGCAGCACACCGAGTACGGCAAAGAGCTGATTCACAACTTCCTCTATGATGTCTGCGGCTGCAAGGGCGATTGGAAGATGGACAGCTTCGCGGAGGCAGAGATTCAGCGCATCCGCGAGACCGTAGGCGACGGCAAGGTGCTCCTTGCGCTCTCCGGCGGCGTGGATTCTTCGGTTGCGGCGACTTTGATGGCTAAGGCCATCGGCAAGCAGCTCACCTGCGTCTTCGTGGATCACGGCCTCCTTCGGAAGGACGAGGGCGATGAAGTCGAAGCCATTTTCGGACCGAAGGGCAAGTACGACTTAAACTTTATCCGCGTGAATGCGGGCCCCGAGTACTTCGAGAAGCTGAAGGGAGTCGAAGAGCCCGAGCAGAAGCGGAAGATTATCGGCGAGCAATTTATTCGCATCTTTGAGCGCGAGGCAAAGAAAATCGGCGCGGTCGATTTCCTCTGCCAGGGCACGATCTACGCAGACGTGGTCGAATCCGGACTCGGCAAGGGTGCGGTGATTAAGTCCCACCACAACGTGGGAGGTTTGCCGAAAAACATTGAGTTCCGAGCAATCATTGAGCCGCTCCGCAACCTCTTCAAGGACGAAGTGCGTAAGGTCGGCTTAGAGCTCGGTCTCCCCGAAGAACTCGTGTACCGCCAGCCCTTCCCGGGCCCGGGACTCGGCGTCCGCATCATCGGCGAAGTCACGCCGGAAAAGGTGAAGATAGTCCAGGAGGCAGACAGCATCTACCGCGAGGAGATTCAGAAAGCAGGCCTTGCGCGTGAGCTCAGCCAGTACTTTGCCGCACTCACGAACCTCCGCTCCGTCGGTGTGATGGGCGATTTCCGCACCTACGATTACGCCGTTGCGCTCCGCGCGGTGAAGACGGACGACTTCATGACCGCCGAGTGCGCGGAAATTCCGTTTGCGGTGCTCCAGACCGTCATGAACCGCATCGTGAACGAGGTGAAGGGCGTGAACCGCGTGTTCTACGATCTGACCTCGAAACCGCCGGGGACGATTGAGTTGGAATAA